Proteins found in one Triticum aestivum cultivar Chinese Spring chromosome 4D, IWGSC CS RefSeq v2.1, whole genome shotgun sequence genomic segment:
- the LOC123098327 gene encoding cell surface sensor MSB2 produces MSSHQTSSDQVLSMVVEQAIYPITVEVMYSLFGPFGVEQLVVYPPTISEDGQPCVAADVRFCSAHAAAHALAYWDGRCIYFRCCRLQMWNATPDVLPAPTSPPTRTATPDAFMAGDTAASAHSTVLDPSVNIPTAASTSTLPHVQDTPPKSSLDSKGRVLVTSTTEYTLVAANPEVVTELAVLPGDLSSTTKAQEIPRVAHDAAPVCIAMVPVTCSTECSTQVDTIDSVDKVHDTTASIFPTPTVDIQHALDTTVHVAKGLGPSNGDDEFVRTIGTPPLASPTMLMSLLPAASPAPITDSAHRAINGDSIPRVPLDMEEVLLLTQAPCMVSVVTSMQLLVNRDLDDSLPTKCSHVCLSDTPMSSLSMMVSPRIRHETLVLRPMPWPSLLKDSTEG; encoded by the coding sequence ATGTCTAGCCACCAAACGTCCTCAGATCAAGTTCTCAGCATGGTGGTGGAGCAAGCAATTTACCCAATCACCGTTGAGGTGATGTATTCCCTCTTCGGTCCCTTCGGTGTTGAGCAGTTGGTGGTGTATCCCCCAACAATATCAGAGGATGGACAGCCATGTGTGGCGGCGGATGTGCGGTTTTGTTCGGCACACGCGGCGGCGCACGCGTTGGCATACTGGGACGGCCGCTGCATCTACTTCCGGTGCTGTCGACTGCAGATGTGGAATGCTACGCCTGACGTGTTGCCGGCGCCAACCTCACCGCCAACGCGCACGGCAACGCCGGATGCGTTCATGGCGGGCGATACTGCTGCCTCGGCACACTCCACTGTCTTGGACCCCTCCGTCAACATCCCTACGGCGGCCAGCACCAGCACGCTGCCTCACGTCCAGGATACACCCCCCAAGTCTTCCCTCGATAGCAAAGGCCGCGTCCTCGTCACAAGCACGACCGAGTACACATTGGTGGCGGCAAATCCAGAAGTCGTCACCGAGCTCGCCGTCCTCCCCGGCGACCTCTCCTCCACCACCAAGGCCCAGGAGATCCCCAGGGTCGCCCATGATGCAGCCCCGGTGTGCATCGCGATGGTGCCCGTCACCTGTTCGACGGAGTGCTCGACCCAGGTCGACACCATCGACAGCGTCGACAAGGTCCATGACACCACTGCTTCCATCTTCCCCACGCCCACAGTCGACATCCAGCATGCCCTCGACACCACCGTCCACGTCGCCAAGGGTTTGGGACCATCCAATGGTGACGACGAGTTCGTCCGCACCATCGGCACTCCGCCGCTCGCGTCGCCAACAATGCTGATGTCGCTGCTTCCAGCAGCCTCCCCGGCGCCTATCACCGACTCTGCTCATCGTGCCATTAACGGTGACTCTATCCCGCGGGTGCCCCTGGACATGGAGGAAGTGCTTCTGCTCACTCAAGCCCCTTGCATGGTTTCAGTCGTCACTTCTATGCAGCTGCTCGTGAACCGTGACTTGGACGACTCCCTGCCAACAAAGTGTTCACATGTCTGCCTCAGTGACACACCTATGTCCTCATTAAGCATGATGGTGTCTCCGCGCATCAGGCACGAGACGCTAGTGCTACGGCCGATGCCGTGGCCATCGCTTTTGAAGGATTCCACAGAGGGATAG
- the LOC123098328 gene encoding probable protein phosphatase 2C 29 isoform X2: MRGSRWCCCCFGRGGGGAGRSGSVGDDGLVWDVGLKAHASGEYSVAVAQANEALEDQAQVLVSPAATLVGVYDGHGGPDAARFVNARLFSLIQEFASQSGGISAQVIKRAFGATEEAFMGMVEKSWPSQPRLMSVGSCCLVGAIEGGTLHVANLGDSRAVLGRLASTGGKKRRAVVAERLSRDHNVADEEVRREVAEAHPDDPHIVMSSHGVWRIKGIIQVSRSIGDAYLKRPDLCSPAVMQSLCPFPLRRPVMSAVPSVTSRRLRPGDQFIIFASDGLWEQLSDEAAVGIVSRSPRKGVAMRLVRAAQLEAARKKDIKYESIAAIEKGRRRRFHDDITVVVLFLDSRCEGTPRRPRGRPDQARAALIDPPAGQSVSDVDVWFRKRASGVNFRRLLLSGTEDTGACVLCFPRRIKRIIYV; encoded by the exons ATGAGGGGTTCACGgtggtgctgctgctgcttcggccggggcggcggcggggccgggcggTCGGGGAGCGTGGGCGACGACGGGCTGGTGTGGGACGTGGGCCTCAAGGCGCACGCCTCCGGCGAGTACTCCGTCGCCGTGGCCCAGGCCAACGAGGCGCTCGAGGACCAGGCGCAGGTGCTCGTCTCCCCCGCCGCCACGCTCGTCGGCGTCTACGACGGCCACGGcggccccgacgccgcccgctTCGTCAACGCGCGTCTCTTCTCCCTCATCCAAG AGTTCGCGTCCCAGAGCGGAGGCATCTCGGCGCAGGTGATCAAGAGGGCCTTCGGCGCCACGGAGGAGGCGTTCATGGGCATGGTGGAGAAGTCGTGGCCGTCGCAGCCGCGTCTCATGTCCGTCGGCTCCTGCTGCCTGGTGGGCGCCATCGAGGGCGGCACGCTCCACGTCGCCAACCTGGGCGACTCGCGCGCCGTGCTGGGCCGCCTCGCCAGCACGGGCGGGAAGAAGCGgagggcggtggtggcggagcggctGTCGCGGGACCACAACGTGGCCGACGAGGAGGTGCGgcgggaggtggcggaggcgcaccCGGACGACCCGCACATCGTGATGAGCAGCCACGGCGTGTGGCGGATCAAGGGGATCATCCAGGTGTCCCGCTCCATCGGGGACGCCTACCTGAAGCGGCCCGACCTGTGCAGCCCGGCGGTGATGCAGTCGCTCTGCCCGTTCCCGCTGCGCCGCCCGGTGATGAGCGCCGTGCCGTCGGTCACGTCCCGCAGGCTGCGCCCCGGCGACCAGTTCATCATCTTCGCGTCGGACGGGCTGTGGGAGCAGCTCAGCGACGAGGCCGCCGTGGGCATCGTGTCCCGGAGCCCGAGGAAGGGCGTGGCGATGAGGCTCGTGCGCGCCGCGCAGCTGGAGGCGGCCAGGAAGAAGGACATCAAGTACGAGAGCATCGCGGCCATCGAGAAGGGCCGCCGGCGGCGCTTCCACGACGACATCACCGTCGTCGTGCTCTTCCTCGACAGCAGGTGCGAGGGCAC GCCCCGACGACCACGGGGACGACCCGACCAGGCCCGTGCTGCGCTGATCGATCCGCCAGCCGGTCAGTCGGTCAGCGACGTGGATGTGTGGTTCCGTAAACGTGCTAGCGGTGTTAATTTTCGGCGACTTTTGCTCTCTGGAACGGAAGATACGGGAGCATGCGTTCTTTGCTTTCCGCGTCGAATTAAGAGGATTATTTATGTTTAA
- the LOC123098328 gene encoding probable protein phosphatase 2C 29 isoform X1 codes for MRGSRWCCCCFGRGGGGAGRSGSVGDDGLVWDVGLKAHASGEYSVAVAQANEALEDQAQVLVSPAATLVGVYDGHGGPDAARFVNARLFSLIQEFASQSGGISAQVIKRAFGATEEAFMGMVEKSWPSQPRLMSVGSCCLVGAIEGGTLHVANLGDSRAVLGRLASTGGKKRRAVVAERLSRDHNVADEEVRREVAEAHPDDPHIVMSSHGVWRIKGIIQVSRSIGDAYLKRPDLCSPAVMQSLCPFPLRRPVMSAVPSVTSRRLRPGDQFIIFASDGLWEQLSDEAAVGIVSRSPRKGVAMRLVRAAQLEAARKKDIKYESIAAIEKGRRRRFHDDITVVVLFLDSRCEGTPQPTAGAGGIDGTRAPVDVFSLGPDDHGDDPTRPVLR; via the exons ATGAGGGGTTCACGgtggtgctgctgctgcttcggccggggcggcggcggggccgggcggTCGGGGAGCGTGGGCGACGACGGGCTGGTGTGGGACGTGGGCCTCAAGGCGCACGCCTCCGGCGAGTACTCCGTCGCCGTGGCCCAGGCCAACGAGGCGCTCGAGGACCAGGCGCAGGTGCTCGTCTCCCCCGCCGCCACGCTCGTCGGCGTCTACGACGGCCACGGcggccccgacgccgcccgctTCGTCAACGCGCGTCTCTTCTCCCTCATCCAAG AGTTCGCGTCCCAGAGCGGAGGCATCTCGGCGCAGGTGATCAAGAGGGCCTTCGGCGCCACGGAGGAGGCGTTCATGGGCATGGTGGAGAAGTCGTGGCCGTCGCAGCCGCGTCTCATGTCCGTCGGCTCCTGCTGCCTGGTGGGCGCCATCGAGGGCGGCACGCTCCACGTCGCCAACCTGGGCGACTCGCGCGCCGTGCTGGGCCGCCTCGCCAGCACGGGCGGGAAGAAGCGgagggcggtggtggcggagcggctGTCGCGGGACCACAACGTGGCCGACGAGGAGGTGCGgcgggaggtggcggaggcgcaccCGGACGACCCGCACATCGTGATGAGCAGCCACGGCGTGTGGCGGATCAAGGGGATCATCCAGGTGTCCCGCTCCATCGGGGACGCCTACCTGAAGCGGCCCGACCTGTGCAGCCCGGCGGTGATGCAGTCGCTCTGCCCGTTCCCGCTGCGCCGCCCGGTGATGAGCGCCGTGCCGTCGGTCACGTCCCGCAGGCTGCGCCCCGGCGACCAGTTCATCATCTTCGCGTCGGACGGGCTGTGGGAGCAGCTCAGCGACGAGGCCGCCGTGGGCATCGTGTCCCGGAGCCCGAGGAAGGGCGTGGCGATGAGGCTCGTGCGCGCCGCGCAGCTGGAGGCGGCCAGGAAGAAGGACATCAAGTACGAGAGCATCGCGGCCATCGAGAAGGGCCGCCGGCGGCGCTTCCACGACGACATCACCGTCGTCGTGCTCTTCCTCGACAGCAGGTGCGAGGGCACGCCGCAGCCGACGGCCGGCGCCGGCGGGATCGACGGCACGCGCGCCCCCGTCGACGTGTTCTCGCTCGGCCCCGACGACCACGGGGACGACCCGACCAGGCCCGTGCTGCGCTGA